One stretch of Paenibacillus sp. AN1007 DNA includes these proteins:
- a CDS encoding Na+/H+ antiporter subunit E, whose amino-acid sequence MAFQIVLNLIIAFVWMFLNNAWNGIGFLIGYMLGLLLIGGMRRFFPQRFYIVRVWAILKLIMLLFKELVRASIGVIREIIKPKLDIRPGIFTYRTQLSSDWEVTLLCLMISLTPGSLPLEISGNQRKLFIHALDIKDEEKLRNDIQNTFEKAIMEVTR is encoded by the coding sequence ATGGCCTTTCAAATTGTACTCAATCTTATCATTGCCTTTGTCTGGATGTTTCTAAATAATGCCTGGAACGGTATTGGTTTTCTGATTGGATATATGCTCGGGCTGCTGTTGATCGGAGGTATGCGCCGTTTCTTCCCGCAGCGCTTTTACATTGTTCGGGTCTGGGCGATCCTTAAGCTAATTATGCTGCTGTTTAAAGAACTCGTTCGAGCAAGCATCGGGGTTATTCGCGAGATTATCAAACCTAAGCTCGACATTCGTCCAGGCATTTTCACCTATCGAACCCAATTATCCTCAGATTGGGAAGTGACCCTGCTCTGTCTAATGATCTCATTGACACCAGGATCGCTGCCCCTCGAAATCTCGGGCAATCAGCGTAAGCTTTTTATACACGCACTGGACATCAAAGATGAAGAAAAACTGAGAAATGACATCCAGAATACCTTTGAAAAAGCAATCATGGAGGTGACACGTTAA
- a CDS encoding Na(+)/H(+) antiporter subunit F1 gives MLSSLLFISLLILSLAILACLYRVLRGPSMADRITALDTIGINVIAIVAVLSMMLQTQAYLDIILLIGILAFLSTVAFARYIERGAVFKNEGDR, from the coding sequence ATGTTATCCTCACTGCTGTTTATCTCGCTGCTCATTCTATCTTTGGCGATTCTGGCCTGCTTGTACCGGGTTCTTCGCGGACCTTCCATGGCCGACCGCATTACCGCACTCGATACGATCGGTATCAATGTCATCGCCATTGTAGCCGTACTTTCCATGATGCTGCAGACACAAGCATATTTGGATATTATTTTGCTGATCGGCATTCTCGCTTTTCTAAGCACGGTGGCATTTGCACGCTATATCGAACGAGGGGCGGTGTTTAAAAATGAAGGAGATCGTTAG
- the mnhG gene encoding monovalent cation/H(+) antiporter subunit G: protein MKEIVSGTAETAIGVLVLLGALLSALSAFGLLRLPDVYLRAHAATKSMTLGVFCVLSGAFFFFWYFDNYISARLLLGILFVFITAPVAGHLNGRAAYRTDVPLWEQSVQDELEPLLKGKKMNHEAKDMME from the coding sequence ATGAAGGAGATCGTTAGCGGAACGGCTGAAACAGCGATTGGTGTGCTTGTACTGCTTGGTGCCCTGCTCAGCGCTCTTAGTGCATTCGGACTCCTTCGCCTGCCTGACGTATACTTGCGTGCTCACGCTGCCACCAAAAGCATGACGCTTGGCGTGTTTTGTGTACTGAGTGGTGCATTTTTCTTCTTTTGGTACTTTGACAACTATATCAGTGCCCGCCTGCTGCTCGGTATTCTGTTTGTGTTCATCACAGCGCCTGTAGCCGGACATCTGAATGGCCGAGCTGCTTACCGAACCGATGTGCCTCTGTGGGAGCAAAGTGTGCAGGACGAACTCGAACCGCTGTTAAAAGGGAAAAAGATGAATCACGAAGCGAAGGACATGATGGAATAG
- a CDS encoding GDSL-type esterase/lipase family protein, whose amino-acid sequence MMKWSTSLRIMLCTVLAACTLAVGFGGDQGEIAEAASDHYKFDFGAGAVENGYIGVSASTAYTPSKGFGFNTPANMRNVSASGSGVRSDAVQFLKFGTKSDNTFNVDLPNGLYEVKVILGNTSRASVAAEGVYQIMNMTGNGASDQFQIPVTDGQLNLLITEGKEGTAFTLSALEIRKLSNQPVTNRTIYIGGDSTVCNYYPLGSSVQGGWGQMLPSYVNNATFQVRNMATGGQIARGFRNDGQMEAILKYIKPGDYFILQLGINDTNAKNNTTEAQFKEIMRDMVRQAKSKGATVVLSTPQGRATDFNSANVHQAENRWYNASTRALAQEEGVTLMDLNKLSSAYFTSIGPAATLALYMNGDSLHPNRQGAAQLARIVAADLKRQGLNGF is encoded by the coding sequence ATGATGAAATGGTCAACTTCTTTACGGATAATGTTATGTACTGTACTTGCTGCATGTACGCTTGCAGTTGGATTTGGCGGTGATCAAGGAGAGATAGCCGAGGCTGCATCGGATCACTACAAATTTGATTTTGGTGCTGGAGCAGTAGAGAACGGATATATCGGAGTGTCTGCCTCAACCGCCTATACCCCTTCAAAGGGTTTTGGTTTCAACACACCTGCTAATATGAGGAATGTTTCCGCTTCAGGCAGTGGTGTTCGTAGTGATGCAGTTCAATTCCTGAAGTTTGGAACAAAAAGTGATAACACCTTTAATGTTGATCTGCCGAATGGGTTGTATGAGGTCAAAGTGATTCTGGGTAATACCTCCAGAGCCAGTGTAGCGGCAGAGGGGGTCTACCAGATCATGAATATGACGGGAAACGGAGCATCAGATCAATTTCAGATTCCGGTGACCGACGGACAGCTAAATCTGCTGATCACCGAGGGCAAGGAGGGCACCGCGTTTACGCTTAGTGCACTTGAAATAAGAAAACTGTCCAACCAGCCCGTGACCAATCGCACAATCTATATCGGCGGAGATTCGACGGTGTGCAATTATTATCCGCTTGGCAGCAGCGTGCAGGGAGGCTGGGGACAGATGCTCCCATCTTATGTGAATAATGCGACCTTCCAGGTTCGTAATATGGCGACAGGCGGGCAGATTGCCAGAGGATTCCGTAATGACGGACAGATGGAAGCCATTCTGAAGTATATCAAACCGGGTGATTACTTCATACTGCAGCTTGGAATTAACGATACCAATGCCAAAAACAATACAACAGAAGCACAATTCAAGGAAATTATGCGGGATATGGTTCGTCAGGCGAAGAGTAAAGGAGCCACGGTGGTTCTCTCTACACCTCAGGGCCGGGCCACAGACTTTAACTCGGCAAATGTGCATCAAGCGGAGAACCGCTGGTATAATGCCTCTACACGTGCGTTGGCACAAGAAGAGGGTGTAACTCTCATGGACTTGAACAAGTTAAGCTCTGCATACTTTACTTCTATTGGTCCGGCTGCAACGTTGGCACTGTATATGAATGGCGACAGCCTGCACCCGAATCGTCAGGGAGCTGCGCAGCTTGCTCGCATTGTGGCTGCGGATTTGAAACGCCAAGGTTTAAACGGCTTTTGA
- a CDS encoding alpha/beta hydrolase family protein, translated as MSDIEAYLQQQTNLRGRSAYDAEQPLALWQQELRTHVQERLGGSPTVTAALNPVVLEHNVCDGYIRERIEITTYAGLRMPVYILTPQNVSATYKEIPAVIACHGHGYGSREICGLEPDGSPRKGEPGLHKDFALALVKRGYIVAAPELLGFGDRRLEEDREAPPGTSSCTKIAAHLLMSGHTLAGHRVYETRRVLDYLLTRPEVDTERIGSMGISGGGLVTAFTAALDERCKAAVVSGYASTFHGSILDRNHCLDNYIPGILQEAELPDIIGLIAPRPLFLEIGSEDLVFPLHSAQEAHERLKKIYTHADAGQALDADYFAGGHEISGARAYDWLQQVL; from the coding sequence ATGTCCGATATCGAAGCTTATCTGCAGCAGCAAACCAATCTTCGGGGTCGTTCTGCCTATGACGCGGAGCAGCCTTTGGCGTTATGGCAGCAAGAATTGCGCACACATGTACAAGAGCGACTAGGTGGTTCTCCGACGGTGACAGCAGCATTAAATCCTGTCGTACTGGAGCATAACGTATGTGATGGGTACATCCGGGAAAGGATTGAAATTACAACCTATGCAGGGTTGCGTATGCCTGTGTATATTCTGACACCCCAAAATGTAAGCGCTACCTACAAGGAGATACCCGCTGTTATTGCTTGTCATGGCCATGGGTACGGAAGCCGGGAAATCTGTGGTTTGGAGCCGGATGGTTCACCGCGTAAGGGAGAGCCAGGATTACACAAAGATTTCGCGTTAGCTCTCGTGAAGCGGGGTTACATCGTTGCGGCGCCGGAACTGCTGGGTTTTGGTGATCGAAGGTTGGAGGAGGACCGTGAAGCGCCACCAGGGACAAGCTCATGCACCAAGATCGCTGCGCATCTGCTTATGTCAGGTCACACTCTTGCAGGACATCGTGTATATGAAACCAGACGTGTACTGGATTATTTGCTGACGCGTCCGGAAGTGGACACAGAGCGAATCGGAAGTATGGGTATTTCGGGCGGCGGATTGGTTACAGCTTTCACGGCTGCTCTGGATGAACGATGTAAAGCTGCTGTTGTTAGCGGCTATGCAAGCACTTTCCACGGGAGTATACTGGATCGCAATCATTGTCTTGATAACTATATCCCGGGGATTTTACAGGAAGCCGAGCTGCCGGATATCATCGGTCTGATTGCTCCAAGACCTCTTTTTCTGGAGATTGGGAGTGAAGACCTTGTGTTTCCACTTCATTCGGCGCAGGAGGCTCACGAACGCTTGAAAAAGATCTACACACATGCGGATGCTGGACAGGCACTGGATGCCGATTATTTTGCAGGAGGACATGAGATTAGCGGTGCAAGAGCCTATGACTGGCTGCAGCAAGTCTTATAA
- a CDS encoding ABC transporter ATP-binding protein, whose protein sequence is MVSSVVELRGLSLSLQGRPVLDHVDMAIRPAQISALIGENGAGKTSTIRCITGLYPPTRGMCSMFGEPAYNMTQKSRNRFGVVFDEGGLYGEMSAWENVLFFGRLRGMRKETIAERFSSLAQHFELKSTLKAARFSKGMKQKLMIIRELLHEPELLVLDEPFTGLDPDSKIFLRDQLKEICLKQGTSIFISSHDLFDLEKIADHVMMIHQGRIVADQTLGTISGVTERYIAVCSRPDEAVNVLHNMVGIQVLSHDEQSVTLVIQPELIKQPLQLLLQEGIEVKEFFKEKGSLEDFYRETKQAAVKTKV, encoded by the coding sequence ATGGTATCTTCAGTTGTTGAATTACGTGGATTAAGTCTGAGCCTGCAGGGCAGACCTGTACTTGATCATGTTGACATGGCAATCCGTCCGGCACAGATTAGCGCCTTAATTGGAGAAAATGGAGCAGGCAAAACGTCAACGATCCGATGCATTACAGGCCTTTATCCTCCAACAAGGGGAATGTGCAGTATGTTCGGAGAACCTGCCTATAATATGACCCAGAAGAGCAGGAACCGTTTTGGTGTGGTGTTTGATGAGGGCGGACTATACGGGGAAATGTCAGCTTGGGAGAATGTGTTGTTTTTTGGACGTCTTCGCGGGATGCGCAAGGAGACAATTGCAGAGCGATTCAGCAGCCTTGCTCAGCATTTTGAACTGAAATCCACTTTAAAGGCAGCACGGTTTTCCAAGGGTATGAAACAAAAATTGATGATTATACGTGAGTTACTGCATGAGCCCGAGCTGCTCGTTCTTGATGAACCATTTACGGGACTTGATCCGGATTCCAAAATATTTTTGCGGGATCAACTGAAAGAAATCTGTTTGAAGCAGGGAACCTCAATTTTTATCAGTTCTCATGATTTGTTTGATTTAGAGAAAATTGCCGATCACGTTATGATGATTCATCAAGGCCGGATCGTGGCAGATCAGACACTGGGGACCATAAGCGGGGTTACCGAACGTTATATCGCTGTATGCAGTCGACCAGATGAGGCGGTAAATGTTCTTCATAATATGGTTGGAATCCAAGTCCTGAGTCACGATGAGCAATCTGTAACCTTGGTAATCCAGCCAGAGCTTATTAAACAGCCGCTGCAGCTGCTCCTGCAGGAGGGTATTGAAGTAAAAGAGTTTTTCAAGGAGAAAGGCTCGCTGGAGGATTTCTATAGGGAAACCAAACAAGCTGCCGTCAAAACTAAAGTTTAA